In a genomic window of Gloeothece verrucosa PCC 7822:
- a CDS encoding SulP family inorganic anion transporter — MTLSSMINELRYITNFPTHLSLNFRQIFLSLIMTLIVGVSEISICLSLAILLFGEKLPNYVPNGFSLLLLSGVIANIIVAFWSSSTNIVVVPQDVPIAIFTVISSNLMTHLPSGTTDQNLWLTVVTTMVLTTFLTAIFSGTLGLLKFGNLIRFIPYPVMGGFLAGSGWLLLKGSLGMMAGINFQGNDFFRLFEPNILSHWGAGAILSIMLFWLTRRFKHWLVIPGFLMAAIVGFYLVFLISHSSLEIAREQGWLLESLSQKVTLNLFNPLSITQANWSLILGESGNICSIILLSTVGLLLNASAIELATKRDINLHQELRAVGLANLLTSFAGGFICYHQLNYSMLAQKLTINSRLVGLFTAGAYGMALVFGESIIYLFPKPVLGGLLLFLGFELLSQWLYDTWFKLPFTDYITIVIILMVIAMVGFLPGVAVGLLVTLMLFVVNYSRINIVKHQFSGVTHQSNVAYAPDKVKILKEKGEEILILELEGFIFFGTANNLVEVIQARIEDISKNPLRFLVLDFREVRGIDSSANISFLKIQQIAQKNGSILVFTHLSEFLKSFLEKGDFIFDNSCQIFSDLDRGLEWCEEKTLEVNEYQEKVNYDLKQQLKDLGLNLEEISKFINYLKFLKVEREEVIFQKGDVSDGLYFLESGQISVVVSMANGQTKRLRTYKSGTIIGEMGLYQQANRSATVICNSSSNLYYLSTQNFQKMEQENSVLASKFHRFIVILLAERLRHRDVQLENLLS; from the coding sequence ATGACATTATCTTCTATGATTAACGAATTAAGATATATAACGAATTTTCCGACTCATCTCAGCTTAAATTTCCGACAAATCTTTTTAAGCTTAATTATGACTTTAATTGTAGGTGTTTCAGAGATTAGTATTTGTTTATCTCTGGCTATTCTTCTTTTTGGAGAAAAGTTGCCTAATTATGTTCCTAATGGGTTTAGTTTATTGCTGTTAAGCGGAGTCATTGCTAATATTATAGTCGCTTTTTGGAGTTCTTCAACCAATATTGTTGTTGTGCCGCAAGATGTCCCTATTGCTATTTTTACTGTAATTAGTTCTAATCTAATGACTCATTTACCAAGCGGAACTACAGACCAAAATTTATGGCTGACAGTGGTGACGACTATGGTTTTAACTACTTTTTTAACAGCTATTTTTAGCGGCACATTAGGACTGCTAAAATTTGGAAATTTAATTCGATTTATTCCTTATCCCGTTATGGGAGGCTTTTTAGCTGGTTCTGGGTGGCTGTTATTAAAAGGTTCTCTAGGAATGATGGCAGGGATTAATTTTCAAGGCAATGATTTTTTTAGGTTGTTTGAACCCAATATTTTGTCTCACTGGGGTGCTGGTGCTATTTTAAGTATTATGCTTTTCTGGTTGACTCGCCGTTTTAAACATTGGTTAGTTATTCCCGGGTTTTTAATGGCGGCTATTGTAGGATTTTATTTAGTGTTTTTAATTAGTCATAGTTCTTTAGAAATAGCTAGAGAGCAAGGCTGGTTATTAGAAAGTTTATCTCAAAAAGTTACGTTAAATTTATTTAATCCTTTAAGTATTACCCAAGCCAATTGGTCTTTAATTTTGGGAGAATCGGGTAATATATGTTCTATTATTCTTCTTAGCACTGTGGGGTTATTACTTAATGCTAGTGCCATAGAATTAGCGACTAAGCGTGATATTAATTTACATCAAGAATTACGGGCTGTGGGTTTGGCTAATTTACTAACCAGTTTTGCTGGTGGATTTATCTGCTATCATCAATTGAACTATTCTATGTTAGCTCAAAAGTTAACTATTAATAGCCGCTTAGTGGGTCTTTTTACAGCAGGTGCTTATGGAATGGCTTTAGTATTTGGTGAATCTATTATTTATTTATTTCCTAAACCTGTGCTAGGTGGATTATTACTATTTTTAGGGTTTGAACTGTTGAGTCAATGGTTGTATGATACTTGGTTTAAACTGCCTTTTACTGACTATATTACTATAGTGATTATTTTAATGGTGATTGCTATGGTCGGGTTTTTACCTGGAGTTGCTGTGGGTTTATTGGTAACACTGATGCTTTTTGTGGTTAATTACAGCCGCATTAATATTGTTAAGCATCAATTTTCCGGAGTAACTCATCAAAGTAATGTAGCTTATGCACCTGATAAAGTTAAAATTCTTAAAGAAAAAGGAGAAGAAATTTTAATTCTAGAATTAGAAGGATTTATTTTTTTTGGAACAGCTAATAATTTAGTTGAAGTTATTCAAGCTCGTATAGAAGATATTTCTAAAAATCCTCTTCGCTTCTTGGTATTAGATTTTAGAGAGGTTAGAGGGATAGATTCTTCAGCCAATATAAGTTTTTTAAAAATTCAACAAATTGCTCAAAAAAATGGCTCAATTCTTGTTTTTACTCATTTAAGTGAGTTTTTAAAAAGTTTTTTAGAAAAAGGAGATTTTATTTTCGATAATAGTTGTCAAATTTTCTCGGACTTAGATCGAGGGTTGGAATGGTGTGAGGAAAAAACTTTAGAAGTTAATGAATATCAAGAAAAAGTTAATTATGACTTAAAACAACAGCTAAAAGATTTAGGTTTAAACCTTGAAGAAATATCTAAGTTTATCAACTATTTAAAATTTTTAAAAGTAGAGCGAGAAGAGGTTATTTTTCAAAAGGGAGATGTTTCTGATGGCCTTTATTTTCTTGAGTCAGGTCAAATTAGTGTAGTAGTGAGTATGGCTAATGGTCAAACTAAACGTTTAAGGACTTATAAAAGCGGCACAATTATTGGTGAAATGGGGCTTTATCAACAAGCTAATCGCTCGGCGACAGTTATTTGTAATTCATCCAGTAATCTTTATTATTTATCTACTCAAAATTTTCAAAAAATGGAACAAGAAAATTCGGTATTAGCTTCTAAATTTCATCGCTTTATTGTAATTTTATTGGCAGAGCGTCTTCGCCATCGAGATGTTCAATTAGAAAATTTATTATCATGA
- a CDS encoding SdpI family protein, whose amino-acid sequence MLTVFIHQPFFIPEIIINLLSLPLIFKLIPRQGWYGIRTAKTLSNDRYWYSANTFGGRVLFTSTMIYLVVAWTIPCTSSECPDLKVFLIHLTAMALPLFTGMILIHSYLKKL is encoded by the coding sequence ATGCTCACCGTTTTTATCCATCAACCATTTTTTATCCCAGAAATAATTATTAACTTGCTGAGTCTCCCACTAATTTTTAAACTCATTCCCCGTCAGGGGTGGTATGGTATCCGTACAGCCAAAACCCTTTCAAATGATAGATACTGGTATTCTGCAAATACTTTTGGAGGAAGGGTGTTATTTACTTCAACGATGATTTATTTAGTGGTGGCCTGGACAATTCCTTGTACAAGCAGTGAATGTCCTGATTTAAAAGTATTTTTAATTCATTTAACAGCAATGGCCTTGCCGCTTTTTACTGGCATGATATTAATTCATTCTTACTTAAAAAAATTATAA
- a CDS encoding glutathione S-transferase family protein, with the protein MTFPLSWTQLEALTNFETDPINGSTNAQATLRLFNHDESEVRVTLYRDNHAWCPYCQKVWLWLEEKQIPYRIKKITMFCYGQKETWYKRLVPSGMLPALELDGKLITESDDILIALERVFGPLTQSMKAKEVIPLRQLERLLFRAWCNWLCYPARSSSFDQQNRQKFINVVQMVEDALSRTEGPYFLEQFGTVDVIFTPYVERMNASLYYYKGYSLREENPHLAAWFEAMESRPTYRGTQSDFHTHAHDLPPQMGGCYENGEPQMLINKARVDNGPWFGLPDVTYPEPETSQQEALQRVLKHRNNLIKVNPCDDTLFDEALRCALTYMITKEVCTPPPDSDIALRYLRDRINVPRDMSIYAAKRLREALETTAALAGDRQGPPIPLDHRRDQDPANFREAFC; encoded by the coding sequence ATGACTTTTCCTCTCAGTTGGACACAACTAGAAGCACTCACCAATTTTGAAACAGATCCAATTAACGGTTCCACCAACGCGCAAGCCACTTTGCGGCTTTTTAATCATGACGAATCTGAAGTTCGTGTCACCCTATACCGCGATAATCATGCCTGGTGTCCTTATTGTCAAAAAGTTTGGTTATGGTTAGAAGAAAAACAAATCCCTTACCGCATCAAAAAAATTACCATGTTCTGTTATGGACAAAAAGAGACTTGGTATAAGCGGCTTGTGCCATCGGGAATGCTTCCGGCTCTCGAGTTAGACGGAAAACTGATTACTGAAAGTGATGATATTTTAATCGCTTTAGAGCGTGTTTTTGGCCCCTTAACTCAAAGTATGAAAGCAAAAGAAGTCATTCCTTTACGACAACTAGAACGACTTTTATTTCGAGCTTGGTGTAATTGGCTTTGTTATCCGGCTCGTTCTTCTTCTTTCGACCAACAAAACCGTCAAAAATTCATCAACGTTGTACAAATGGTAGAAGATGCCTTAAGCCGCACCGAAGGACCTTACTTTTTAGAACAATTCGGTACAGTAGATGTAATTTTTACCCCTTATGTAGAACGGATGAATGCCAGCCTTTACTATTACAAAGGCTACTCTCTACGGGAAGAAAACCCTCATTTAGCCGCATGGTTTGAAGCGATGGAAAGTCGTCCCACTTATCGAGGAACTCAAAGCGACTTTCACACCCATGCTCATGATTTGCCGCCTCAAATGGGCGGTTGCTATGAAAACGGCGAACCTCAAATGCTAATTAACAAAGCACGGGTAGACAATGGCCCTTGGTTCGGACTACCTGATGTAACTTACCCTGAACCGGAAACTTCTCAACAAGAAGCACTACAACGGGTACTCAAACACCGCAACAATTTGATTAAAGTTAATCCTTGCGATGATACTTTGTTTGATGAAGCCCTTCGTTGTGCCTTGACTTATATGATCACAAAGGAAGTCTGTACTCCACCCCCAGATTCAGATATCGCTCTAAGATATTTACGAGATAGAATAAATGTACCTAGAGATATGTCGATTTACGCCGCTAAACGGTTAAGGGAAGCACTTGAAACTACTGCGGCTTTGGCAGGTGATCGACAAGGGCCTCCAATACCTCTAGACCATCGACGTGATCAAGACCCTGCCAACTTTAGAGAAGCTTTTTGTTAG
- the cas2 gene encoding CRISPR-associated endonuclease Cas2, which produces MRFYVITYDIPCDRRRKKVSDLLEGYGERVQYSVFECVLNKAKYEKLRQRLRKRIKEDEDKVRFYPVSEHTFQQVEVWGGPPITKAAGSTIV; this is translated from the coding sequence ATGCGATTTTATGTTATTACTTATGATATTCCTTGCGATCGCAGACGAAAAAAAGTCTCTGATTTATTAGAGGGATATGGTGAACGGGTTCAGTATTCGGTTTTTGAGTGTGTTCTTAATAAAGCTAAGTATGAAAAGTTACGCCAAAGACTCCGCAAGAGAATTAAGGAAGATGAGGATAAAGTACGATTTTATCCGGTTTCGGAACATACGTTTCAACAAGTTGAGGTATGGGGTGGGCCTCCTATTACTAAGGCGGCTGGTTCTACTATTGTCTGA
- the cas1 gene encoding CRISPR-associated endonuclease Cas1 produces the protein MKTLYVSQQGCYVCLKQELLLVKFKEKLIAEVQLPLLEQILIFGKSQITTQAIRACLWQNIPIAYLSRMGYCYGRIKSIEKGYRQLARYQQELAFAERFIVARSIVQAKLKNSRVLLLRQQRRKDLEILSLTIKTLDYLIEQSNKSNKLEQLMGYEGAGAASYFSAFGQLLSNPDFVFMARSKQPPGNEVNAMLSFGYQILWNHLLTLIELVGLDPYAACLHQGSERHAALASDLIEEFRAPIVDSLVLSLINRGMINLGDFEYRDGGCFLNNSGRKKFLNAFVGRMEEKISTDEKDKQPRWDLLMQQVKHFKQFIYSPAYGYQPYLIR, from the coding sequence ATGAAAACACTTTATGTTTCTCAACAAGGTTGTTATGTTTGTCTAAAACAAGAGCTTTTATTGGTTAAGTTTAAAGAAAAACTAATCGCAGAAGTTCAATTACCTTTATTAGAACAGATTCTTATTTTTGGTAAATCTCAAATCACAACACAAGCCATTCGTGCCTGCTTATGGCAAAATATTCCTATAGCTTATCTATCACGCATGGGATATTGCTATGGACGAATTAAGTCTATAGAAAAGGGTTATCGGCAATTGGCACGTTATCAACAAGAACTGGCTTTTGCTGAACGCTTTATAGTAGCTCGTTCTATCGTTCAAGCTAAGTTAAAAAATAGTAGAGTCCTTCTTTTACGCCAGCAACGACGTAAAGATTTAGAAATACTGAGTTTAACGATTAAAACGCTAGATTATTTGATTGAACAAAGCAACAAAAGCAATAAGTTAGAGCAATTAATGGGTTATGAGGGGGCAGGAGCCGCTAGTTATTTTTCGGCTTTTGGACAACTTTTATCAAATCCAGATTTTGTTTTTATGGCACGTTCTAAGCAACCTCCGGGGAATGAAGTTAATGCGATGCTCAGTTTTGGTTATCAAATATTATGGAATCATCTCTTAACTTTAATTGAATTGGTTGGGCTTGATCCTTATGCGGCTTGTCTTCATCAGGGAAGTGAACGTCATGCGGCTTTAGCATCCGATTTAATAGAGGAGTTTCGCGCTCCTATTGTTGACTCTTTAGTTTTATCATTAATTAATCGAGGAATGATTAATCTTGGCGATTTTGAATATCGAGATGGAGGGTGTTTTTTAAATAATTCTGGACGAAAGAAATTTTTAAATGCTTTTGTTGGGCGTATGGAGGAAAAAATTTCTACTGATGAAAAAGATAAACAGCCGCGTTGGGATTTGCTAATGCAGCAGGTAAAACACTTTAAGCAGTTTATTTATTCACCGGCTTATGGATATCAACCTTATCTAATTCGCTAA
- the csx18 gene encoding CRISPR-associated protein Csx18 produces the protein MYLTKRAACVRNIAVSSATGAITLAILLIAPLGLAAVIINTVLVTVSSFAVGLVGDWVVSWLLAPSHHQHLSSGNRQEYLIHSRRQREIEEYKDY, from the coding sequence ATGTATCTAACAAAGCGAGCCGCTTGTGTAAGAAATATAGCAGTATCAAGCGCCACTGGAGCAATAACTTTGGCCATTCTTCTGATTGCGCCTTTAGGTCTTGCTGCGGTTATTATTAATACGGTTCTAGTGACAGTTTCTTCTTTTGCCGTTGGTTTAGTTGGGGATTGGGTAGTGAGTTGGTTATTAGCTCCTTCCCATCATCAACATTTGTCTTCTGGTAACAGACAAGAGTATTTAATTCACTCTCGCCGGCAACGCGAAATAGAAGAATACAAAGATTATTAA
- a CDS encoding GAF domain-containing protein — protein MPLLTREILEAGRLYRSTGAISTKLLRQEVYRAWERSHLLGANPRAMQAEKLSSLDLDRLLNKESPLIQAVRPYAQILAQAAGKEPHAVLLSDCHAVLLDLWGDKDMVQSKSFPQPGSLLSEEVAGANGIGTPLAEGTYSQIVTAEHFIDGFYPFTCLGMPVRNLKQEIVGVLNISLQSPEHSQKFKELLLCASAGVEAELILGNLEAALSQVKAARPDDYEVLEKLRQDLVQTHHAARLRMDFSSRLIATNRIDYAQQLLQQAEQSIAIFRHRSYFWYSLASSERDSIKSIFLMDTILTLVKLLSTEATIRQVEVITPSFNEEIKITVFEKKFLRKLLRYFLAAFEKAGAKGILMLEIRKKFATKFVQINFIVMPGNNNFSSNPIVSSLTVPINKSNQ, from the coding sequence ATGCCTTTATTAACCCGTGAAATATTGGAAGCAGGCCGACTATATAGATCCACTGGTGCTATCTCAACAAAATTATTACGTCAAGAAGTATATCGCGCTTGGGAAAGGTCCCATTTGCTAGGTGCTAACCCTCGTGCTATGCAGGCAGAAAAGTTATCCTCTTTGGACCTTGACCGTTTATTAAACAAAGAAAGCCCATTAATTCAAGCTGTTCGTCCTTATGCACAAATTTTAGCCCAAGCTGCCGGCAAGGAACCCCACGCAGTTTTATTGAGCGATTGCCATGCGGTTTTATTAGATTTATGGGGAGATAAGGACATGGTACAATCAAAATCATTTCCTCAGCCGGGGTCGTTATTGTCCGAAGAGGTAGCGGGAGCTAATGGTATTGGTACTCCTTTAGCCGAAGGAACTTATAGCCAAATTGTCACAGCCGAGCATTTTATTGATGGGTTTTATCCCTTTACTTGTTTGGGAATGCCTGTGCGAAACTTAAAACAAGAAATTGTCGGTGTCTTGAATATTTCGCTACAATCTCCTGAGCATAGTCAAAAATTTAAAGAACTCTTACTCTGTGCTTCAGCCGGTGTTGAAGCAGAACTAATTTTAGGCAATTTAGAAGCGGCTCTTAGCCAAGTTAAAGCCGCCCGTCCTGATGATTATGAAGTCTTAGAAAAACTGCGCCAAGACCTTGTTCAAACTCATCACGCAGCACGTTTACGGATGGATTTTAGCTCTCGATTGATAGCCACTAATCGAATAGATTATGCTCAACAATTATTACAACAGGCAGAGCAATCAATTGCCATATTTCGTCATCGTTCTTATTTTTGGTACTCCTTAGCTTCATCAGAAAGAGATAGTATTAAATCTATATTCCTGATGGATACCATTCTGACTTTAGTTAAGCTATTATCCACTGAGGCTACCATTCGTCAAGTGGAAGTCATTACCCCTTCTTTTAACGAAGAAATTAAGATAACAGTATTTGAAAAAAAATTTTTACGAAAACTTCTGCGTTATTTTCTTGCAGCCTTTGAAAAAGCCGGAGCCAAAGGCATATTAATGTTAGAAATTAGAAAAAAATTTGCGACAAAATTTGTTCAGATAAATTTTATAGTTATGCCAGGTAATAACAATTTTTCTTCAAATCCTATTGTCTCTAGCCTAACCGTACCTATCAATAAATCAAATCAATAA
- a CDS encoding spore photoproduct lyase family protein, translating to MSAIIGDSSTASPSFDSPRLWYPKRVLFTPSALNTPTGQQIHQRMVALNLPIEELSSNRINIFKGLDEREIYRQAKTTLAVVTAPSSSLKLNPVPPSADWQFHIAQGCPAHCQYCYLAGSLTGAPLIRVYANLPEILNNLSSYCQPNSDTSFEVSCYTDPLALEHLTGSLSECIRYFGTMPAANLRVVTKFDEISPLISLPHNGQTRIRVSINAAPVSRSFEAGTASVEARLKALRKLALPQSEGGGGYRVGVVIAPIMLIDNWQLHYRRLFEQIEKALDFECDLTFELITHRFTAKSKEVILQWYPKTKLDLDEKGRSVKYNKFGGTKYVYLAEQMKMMKQFFTEEIAQRFPSSQLLYWT from the coding sequence GTGTCAGCAATCATCGGCGATTCTAGTACAGCTAGTCCTTCTTTTGATTCTCCCCGCTTATGGTATCCAAAGCGAGTCTTATTTACACCCAGTGCATTAAATACCCCAACAGGTCAACAAATTCATCAAAGAATGGTGGCCCTCAATTTACCCATAGAAGAATTGTCCTCTAATCGTATCAATATATTTAAAGGACTCGACGAGCGGGAAATTTATCGTCAGGCAAAAACCACCTTAGCCGTCGTTACAGCACCATCAAGCTCGCTAAAATTAAATCCTGTTCCCCCCTCTGCTGATTGGCAATTTCACATTGCTCAAGGATGTCCTGCTCACTGTCAATACTGCTATTTAGCTGGTAGTCTCACAGGAGCGCCGTTAATTCGTGTTTATGCTAATTTACCAGAAATTCTCAATAATTTGAGTTCTTATTGTCAACCTAATTCAGACACCAGTTTTGAAGTCAGTTGTTATACAGATCCCTTAGCCCTTGAGCATTTAACAGGGAGCTTATCGGAATGTATTCGCTATTTTGGGACTATGCCGGCAGCTAACCTAAGAGTAGTGACAAAATTTGATGAGATCTCTCCATTAATATCGTTGCCGCATAATGGACAAACCCGCATTCGAGTTTCTATTAATGCCGCACCAGTATCGAGGAGTTTTGAAGCGGGAACAGCAAGCGTCGAAGCAAGATTAAAAGCGTTACGAAAATTAGCTTTACCCCAGAGTGAGGGAGGAGGAGGTTATCGAGTAGGTGTAGTGATTGCGCCAATCATGTTGATCGATAATTGGCAATTACATTACAGGCGTTTGTTTGAACAAATAGAGAAAGCTTTAGATTTTGAGTGTGATTTAACATTTGAGTTAATTACTCATCGTTTTACAGCTAAATCTAAAGAAGTGATTCTACAATGGTATCCGAAGACAAAATTAGACCTCGATGAAAAAGGACGAAGTGTTAAATACAATAAATTTGGGGGAACAAAATATGTTTATTTAGCGGAACAGATGAAAATGATGAAACAATTTTTTACTGAAGAAATTGCTCAACGTTTTCCTTCATCTCAACTCCTTTATTGGACATAA
- a CDS encoding DUF922 domain-containing Zn-dependent protease has protein sequence MVSLLGITEMGEIQATKQLNPNNLNVTVKVNYYPIYGKGVQEIRESLRTRGIVSEKEGKRYAAFTHWYVQWNYNYQEEQQQCKITQVVIKTTVTITLPAWQMPSNTPNSLRIKWNQFSQALRQHEENHQRHGVLAGQSILKTLKNLPPSSTCRQLEANANQTAHNIIKKYNQADINYDQQTQHGKTEGAIF, from the coding sequence ATGGTCAGTTTATTAGGAATTACTGAGATGGGGGAGATCCAAGCCACTAAACAGTTAAACCCTAATAATTTAAACGTGACAGTTAAAGTTAATTATTATCCCATTTATGGAAAAGGGGTTCAGGAAATTCGAGAGTCATTGAGAACAAGAGGGATTGTGTCTGAAAAAGAAGGAAAACGCTATGCGGCTTTCACTCATTGGTATGTACAGTGGAATTATAATTATCAAGAAGAACAGCAGCAATGTAAAATCACACAAGTGGTTATTAAAACCACTGTCACCATTACCTTACCAGCTTGGCAGATGCCCTCAAATACGCCCAATTCGCTGCGGATAAAATGGAATCAATTTAGTCAAGCGTTACGGCAACATGAAGAAAATCATCAACGACATGGTGTACTAGCAGGACAGTCCATACTGAAAACTTTAAAAAATTTACCTCCTAGTTCTACTTGCCGTCAACTAGAGGCAAACGCCAATCAAACGGCCCACAACATTATAAAAAAATACAATCAAGCAGATATAAATTATGATCAACAAACACAACATGGCAAAACCGAAGGAGCAATTTTTTAA
- a CDS encoding tyrosine-type recombinase/integrase, whose amino-acid sequence MLSFFPTPPDETGSLFDPIEHLNIANGNPADDTLKTYSAALKQFLTWCKIKAISPMCATEGTICSYRQYLLKTKKYKPASVALKLTVVRRFYTMATKQGFIAANPATDVKPPTQSYDPATHNNYLDLTEAKQLIESLPNDDSLPSLRDRALIEIMVWQGCRTVELYRLNVGDIIKRNEDLGLNVQGKRSRRIVPLTPDLAQLLQKYLKARKKAGEILKADTPLFTSLTRNKGSRLTRRSIARIVDKYLKINGWKNNNLDEHQVDHDDFDDLFICSPRKLSAHSLRHTCGTLALWAGVSLRQVQDLLGHRDPETTALYAHAGDRWRYNPALAIRNAMGV is encoded by the coding sequence ATGCTCTCCTTTTTTCCTACTCCCCCAGATGAAACCGGTTCCCTTTTTGATCCTATAGAACACCTGAATATTGCTAATGGGAACCCTGCTGATGACACGCTGAAAACCTACTCGGCTGCCCTCAAGCAGTTTTTGACTTGGTGCAAAATTAAGGCCATTTCTCCTATGTGTGCTACAGAGGGCACAATTTGTTCATATAGGCAGTATTTGCTCAAAACTAAAAAGTATAAACCCGCTTCCGTGGCCTTAAAATTAACGGTGGTGCGCCGCTTCTATACCATGGCCACCAAACAAGGATTCATCGCGGCTAATCCGGCTACCGATGTTAAACCCCCCACACAATCTTATGATCCAGCTACCCACAACAATTACCTGGACCTGACTGAGGCAAAACAACTCATAGAAAGTTTGCCAAATGATGATTCTTTGCCTTCGCTGCGCGATCGCGCTCTGATCGAAATCATGGTATGGCAGGGATGTAGAACAGTTGAACTGTATCGATTAAATGTCGGCGATATCATCAAAAGAAATGAGGATTTAGGATTAAATGTACAGGGGAAGCGTTCACGTCGGATTGTGCCTTTAACTCCAGATTTGGCTCAATTGCTGCAAAAATATCTCAAAGCTCGCAAAAAAGCCGGTGAAATTCTTAAAGCAGACACTCCTCTTTTTACATCTTTGACAAGAAACAAGGGTAGCCGCTTAACTCGTCGTTCAATAGCCAGAATTGTCGATAAGTATCTGAAAATTAACGGCTGGAAGAACAATAACCTAGACGAACATCAAGTTGATCATGATGATTTTGATGATCTCTTTATTTGTTCACCGCGCAAATTGAGCGCTCATTCGTTACGTCATACCTGCGGGACACTGGCCTTGTGGGCTGGTGTATCTTTAAGGCAGGTACAGGATTTACTTGGACATCGTGATCCGGAAACCACAGCTTTATATGCTCATGCAGGAGATCGCTGGCGATATAATCCGGCTTTAGCGATACGTAATGCTATGGGGGTTTGA
- a CDS encoding sugar porter family MFS transporter: MIENQAKVYPKANQSFTLLIACTAALGGFLFGFDTAIINGAIKALYQAFNATSWTIGLAVSLALLGSAVGAFYAGPIADRFGRIKTMIVASVLFTISAIGAGAAFGIWDFILWRVVGGIGVGAASVIAPAYIAEVSPAHLRGRLGSLQQLAIVIGIFIALLCDYAIALAAGSAGNPWLFGVSAWRWMFWSEIPPALLYGIGGLIIPESPRYLVAQKKEEEAATVLAKVIGGDVQTKISEIRETVLRERKPKLSDLLSRNGGLLPIVWVGIGLSLLQQFVGINVIFYYSSILWQAVGFSEQDSLWITVITGATNIVTTLIAIAVVDKFGRRPLLLLGSLGMTITLGIMAITFNNAPIINGQPTLSGTTGTLALVAANLYVFCFGFSWGPVVWVLLGEIFNNKIRASALAVAASIQWVANFIVSTTFPPLLTTVGLGSAYALYGIAAAISFFFVWFFIQETKGKELEEM; the protein is encoded by the coding sequence ATGATTGAGAATCAAGCTAAAGTTTATCCGAAAGCCAATCAATCTTTTACCCTTTTGATTGCCTGTACCGCCGCGCTCGGTGGTTTTTTATTCGGATTTGATACAGCCATTATCAACGGTGCGATTAAAGCATTGTATCAAGCTTTCAATGCGACCTCTTGGACCATTGGTTTAGCCGTATCCTTGGCATTACTCGGCTCCGCAGTAGGAGCTTTTTATGCAGGACCGATTGCTGACCGCTTTGGGCGTATTAAAACAATGATCGTTGCTTCGGTTTTGTTTACCATTAGTGCTATCGGTGCAGGTGCGGCTTTTGGCATCTGGGATTTTATCTTGTGGCGAGTTGTGGGAGGAATTGGAGTAGGAGCGGCTAGTGTCATTGCTCCTGCCTATATTGCCGAAGTTTCTCCGGCTCATTTGCGGGGTAGATTAGGGTCGCTTCAGCAACTAGCGATCGTCATTGGTATTTTTATCGCCTTGTTGTGTGACTATGCGATTGCCTTAGCCGCCGGCTCGGCTGGAAATCCCTGGTTATTTGGTGTCAGTGCTTGGCGATGGATGTTTTGGAGTGAAATCCCACCTGCACTGCTATACGGTATTGGAGGCTTAATAATTCCTGAGTCCCCTCGATATTTAGTAGCTCAGAAAAAAGAAGAGGAAGCGGCAACAGTTTTAGCGAAGGTGATTGGCGGAGATGTACAAACGAAAATCAGCGAAATTAGGGAGACGGTACTGAGAGAACGTAAGCCTAAGCTATCAGATTTGTTGAGTAGAAACGGAGGACTTTTACCGATTGTTTGGGTGGGGATAGGACTTTCATTACTTCAGCAGTTTGTCGGGATTAATGTAATTTTTTATTACAGTAGCATTTTATGGCAAGCGGTTGGTTTTAGCGAACAAGATTCGCTTTGGATTACGGTAATTACCGGTGCGACGAATATTGTCACCACCTTGATAGCCATCGCTGTTGTTGATAAATTCGGCCGCAGACCGTTACTTCTGCTAGGTTCATTAGGTATGACAATTACCTTGGGGATAATGGCGATCACTTTTAATAATGCTCCCATTATTAACGGCCAACCTACCCTCTCAGGAACGACGGGAACGCTCGCTCTAGTAGCGGCTAATCTTTATGTCTTTTGTTTTGGCTTTTCATGGGGTCCGGTCGTTTGGGTATTATTAGGAGAAATTTTTAATAATAAAATTCGCGCGAGTGCTTTGGCCGTTGCCGCTTCAATTCAGTGGGTAGCTAACTTTATTGTTTCTACGACTTTTCCCCCGTTACTAACAACGGTTGGATTAGGCTCCGCCTATGCTTTATATGGAATAGCTGCGGCAATTTCCTTCTTCTTTGTCTGGTTTTTTATTCAAGAAACAAAAGGTAAAGAACTTGAAGAAATGTAA